A window of Komagataella phaffii GS115 chromosome 1, complete sequence contains these coding sequences:
- a CDS encoding Clathrin heavy chain, subunit of the major coat protein: MSSDIPIEFTEPLQLTDIGIQPQFLDFRSTTLESDRFVCVREQGANGNTVSIIDLHNNNNVTKKNMTADNAIMHPSQNVISLRANGTTLQIFNLDTKQRLKSFTMSEPVIFWKWLNEQTLGLVTQNAIFEWNVFDGTGDGPVRLADKHVSLTNNQIINYVSNKDNTWIAVTGIAQEEGRIVGHIQLYSKARNISQAIDGHVCNFATLKLSGASVDTQVFVCGNRTATGGQLHVIEIDHQEGAPVFQKKNVDIFFPADAANDFPVSVHVSQKYGIIYLLTKYGFIHLYDVESSTSLFVNRISAEPVFTAASYNNGTGIIAINRSGQVLTVDLSRESFIPYILNKLSNIPLALSLASRSGLPGAENLFTQQFNQCLASGDYDNAAKIAASSEQLRTSETINRLKNLQPAPGQISPILSYFSILLDKGTLNKFESIELAKPVLQQDKKPLFEKWLKEDKLQSSEELGDIVKPFDTTLALAVYMRAQVPVKVVSCLAEIGQFDKILPYCEKVNYHPEYTILIQNIVRVNPDKAAEFATSLLRQTPGLDIEKIADIFLSQNYIQQGTAFLLDALKDDKPAEGHLQTRLLEINLLHAPQVADAILGNNMFSQYDRPTIAALAEKAGLFQRALEHFDDIKDIKRVIVNTQAFPTDWLVNYFGKLNVEQSVACLREMLSKNIAQNLQVVIQVATKYSDLIGPVTLIKVFEEFKCTEGEYYYLASIVNVTQEPEVVFKYIEAAAKLGQVKEIERVTRENNVYNGEKVKNFLKEAKLDDQLPLIIVCDRYDFVHDLVLYLYKNKFFKFIEVYVQQVNPSKTPQVIAGLLDVDCDEAIIQSLLQTVIGQVPIAPLVEEVEKRNRLKLLLPFLEQTLQGGSADKTVYDTLAKIYIDSNNNPEKFLQDNDNYDTLVVGKYCEKRDPYLAYIAYSKGQNDEELIKITNENAMFKYQARYLLSRSDRQLWSVVLSEDNMYRRQLIDQVVGTAIPELEDPEPVSLAVEAFMDADLPSELIELLEKIILEPSPFNDNPSLQELLILTAIKADQTRVDSYIEKLDDFDPEEIGSLATEAGLYEEAFKVYNKFELYGKALKVLVEDVMSLDRGEEYAEKLDKPELWSQLGAAQLNGLRIPEAIESYIKAGDPSNFEQVIDIAEHAGKEEELIPFLKMARETLREPKVDGAIINAYANTDRLNDIEHFLQLSNAADLESIGDKLYEKHNYEAAKLLYSSISNYSKLASTLVYLGDYQAAVDCARKASNVKVWKQVNEACIDNKEFRLAQICGLNLIIHAEELDELVNKYEYFGYFDQLLSLFENGLGLERAHMGMFTELAVLYTKYSPDKTMEHLKLFWSRINIPKVLRACEAAHLWPELIFLYCHYDEWDNAALTIIERSSSAFEHSSFKEVIVKVSNLEIYYKAINFYLNEHPSLLTDLLSVMIPRIDLPRVVKLFQKSDNLPLVKPFLISVLDKNNSIVNQAYHDLLIEEEDYKSLRSVIESNDKFDALGLAERLEKHEVIFFRQIAAVLYRKNKKWNKAISILKTDRLWSDVIETAAISGSEKVASETLQYFVETGNKECFVATLYACYHLVNPDSILELSWLHGLGDYTKPYEISIAKNNQDRINELYKDLKKRQSQETNADDEQAGSQRLLLTNGTGIGLQPTGTGFGGF, encoded by the coding sequence ATGTCCAGCGATATTCCAATCGAGTTCACAGAACCCCTTCAGTTGACCGATATCGGCATCCAGCCCCAATTCCTGGATTTTCGATCCACGACGTTGGAATCTGATCGTTTCGTGTGTGTCAGGGAACAAGGTGCCAATGGCAACACTGTCAGCATCATTGACTTgcacaacaacaacaatgtGACCAAAAAGAACATGACAGCGGATAATGCCATCATGCATCCATCTCAGAACGTTATTTCTCTGCGTGCTAACGGAACAACCCTACAGATCTTCAACCTGGATACCAAACAGAGACTAAAGTCGTTCACGATGTCAGAACCCGTTATATTCTGGAAATGGCTCAATGAGCAGACTCTTGGTTTGGTAACTCAGAACGCAATTTTTGAGTGGAATGTATTTGATGGCACTGGGGATGGTCCAGTTAGATTGGCCGATAAACATGTCTCTTTAACCAACAACCAGATCATCAACTATGTATCGAACAAGGACAACACTTGGATTGCAGTCACTGGTATCGCTCAAGAAGAGGGACGCATTGTAGGCCACATCCAATTGTACTCAAAGGCAAGAAATATCTCCCAGGCAATCGACGGTCACGTCTGTAATTTCGCCacattgaaattgagcGGTGCCTCCGTCGACACACAGGTATTTGTATGTGGTAACAGAACGGCCACCGGTGGTCAATTACACGTAATTGAAATTGACCATCAAGAGGGAGCTCCTgttttccagaagaagaatgtggacattttctttcctgCAGATGCAGCCAATGATTTCCCAGTATCCGTCCATGTTTCTCAAAAATACGGTATCATCTATCTGCTTACAAAGTACGGTTTCATTCACTTGTACGATGTTGAGTCAAGCACCAGTTTGTTTGTAAACAGAATATCGGCAGAGCCTGTATTTACTGCCGCTTCATACAACAATGGTACCGGTATCATCGCCATCAACAGAAGCGGCCAGGTGCTAACTGTTGACCTCTCCAGAGAATCGTTCATTCCTTATATTTTGAACAAGCTCTCTAACATTCCTTTGGCTCTATCTCTTGCTTCAAGAAGTGGACTTCCAGGAGCTGAGAATCTTTTTACTCAACAATTTAATCAGTGCTTAGCCTCAGGAGACTACGACAATGCTGCCAAGATTGCTGCCTCTTCTGAACAACTGAGAACTTCTGAGACGATCAACCGTCTGAAGAACTTGCAGCCAGCCCCAGGTCAGATCTCCCCTATCTTGAGTTACTTTTCCATCCTATTGGACAAGGGAACCTTAAACAAGTTCGAGTCCATCGAATTGGCTAAGCCCGTTCTACAACAGGATAAGAAGCCTCTATTCGAGAAATGGTTAAAGGAAGACAAGCTGCAATCATCCGAGGAGCTTGGTGACATCGTCAAGCCTTTTGATACCACACTTGCCTTGGCTGTCTACATGCGTGCACAAGTTCCAGTTAAGGTAGTGTCATGCCTTGCTGAAATTGGCCAATTTGACAAGATCTTGCCTTACTGTGAAAAGGTCAACTATCACCCAGAATACACTATcttgattcaaaatattgTTAGAGTGAATCCAGACAAAGCGGCTGAGTTTGCCACATCCTTATTGCGACAAACTCCAGGTTTAGACATTGAGAAAATTGCTGATATTTTCTTGTCTCAAAACTACATTCAGCAAGGTACCGCTTTCCTTTTGGACGCATTAAAAGATGATAAACCAGCAGAGGGCCATTTGCAAACGCGGTTATTGGAGATTAATCTTTTGCATGCTCCTCAAGTGGCTGATGCTATTCTGGGGAACAACATGTTTTCGCAATATGACCGACCAACTATTGCCGCATTGGCAGAAAAGGCTGGTTTGTTTCAAAGAGCATTGGAGCACTTTGACGATATCAAGGACATTAAGCGAGTGATTGTGAACACTCAAGCTTTTCCAACCGACTGGTTAGTCAACTACTTTGGCAAACTCAACGTTGAACAATCTGTAGCATGTTTAAGAGAAATGCTCTCCAAGAATATTGCACAGAACTTGCAGGTTGTGATTCAAGTGGCCACCAAATATTCAGACTTGATAGGACCAGTAACTTTGATCAAGGTGTTTGAGGAATTTAAGTGCACAGAAGGTGAATACTATTATTTGGCCTCTATTGTTAACGTAACGCAAGAACCAGAAGTTGTCTTCAAGTACATTGAAGCCGCTGCTAAGTTGGGACAAGTTAAAGAAATCGAGAGAGTCACCAGAGAGAATAACGTCTACAATGGTGAAAAAGTTAAgaacttcttgaaagaagcTAAGTTGGATGACCAGTTACCTTTGATCATTGTTTGTGATCGTTATGACTTTGTTCATGATTTGGTATTGTACCTGTACAAGAataaatttttcaagtttatcGAAGTTTATGTTCAGCAAGTCAATCCTTCCAAAACACCACAAGTCATTGCAGGTCTTTTGGATGTTGATTGTGATGAGGCCATTATACAATCCCTACTACAAACAGTAATTGGCCAAGTTCCAATTGCCCCATTGGTAGAGGAAGTCGAAAAGCGAAACAGATTGAAGCTGTTGCTTCCTTTCTTAGaacaaactcttcaagGAGGGTCTGCTGACAAAACCGTGTACGACACTTTGGCCAAAATTTACATTGACTCTAACAACAATcctgaaaaattcttgcAGGATAACGATAACTACGATACACTTGTTGTTGGTAAATATTGTGAAAAGAGAGATCCATACCTTGCTTACATTGCTTATTCTAAGGGtcaaaatgatgaagaactCATCAAAATAACAAATGAAAATGCAATGTTCAAATACCAAGCAAGATACTTATTAAGTAGATCTGACCGTCAATTGTGGTCAGTTGTTCTTTCTGAAGACAACATGTACAGGAGACAACTTATCGACCAAGTTGTTGGTACTGCCATTCCAGAACTTGAAGATCCTGAGCCAGTATCATTGGCTGTCGAGGCTTTTATGGACGCCGACTTGCCATCTGAACTGATTGAGCTGTTAGAAAAGATTATCTTGGAGCCTTCCCCTTTCAACGATAACCCTTCCTTACAGGAACTATTGATTTTGACCGCCATCAAGGCTGATCAAACAAGAGTTGATTCATAcattgaaaagcttgatgactttgatCCGGAGGAGATTGGCTCTTTGGCCACAGAAGCTGGATTGTATGAAGAGGCATTCAAGGTGTACAACAAATTTGAACTGTACGGTAAGGCTTTGAAGGTGCTAGTGGAAGATGTCATGTCTCTTGATAGAGGTGAAGAATATGCTGAAAAGCTTGACAAACCTGAACTGTGGTCGCAATTGGGTGCTGCCCAGCTAAATGGTTTACGAATTCCAGAGGCTATCGAATCTTATATCAAGGCTGGCGAtccttccaactttgaGCAAGTCATTGACATTGCGGAGCATGCAGGAAAAGAGGAGGAACTTATTCCATTCCTAAAGATGGCTAGAGAAACCTTAAGAGAACCAAAGGTTGACGGCGCTATCATCAATGCCTATGCTAACACAGATAGATTGAACGATATTGAACACTTTTTGCAATTGTCAAATGCTGCTGATCTTGAATCTATTGGTGACAAGTTGTACGAAAAGCACAACTATGAAGCTGCGAAGCTGCTTTATTCCAGTATTTCTAACTACAGCAAGCTGGCATCTACCTTAGTTTACCTGGGAGATTACCAAGCTGCTGTCGATTGTGCTAGAAAGGCATCCAATGTGAAGGTATGGAAGCAAGTCAACGAAGCTTGTATCGATAACAAAGAATTCCGTTTGGCCCAGATCTGTGGTTTGAATTTGATCATTCATGCCGAGGAACTTGACGAGCTTGTTAACAAATACGAATACTTTGGATACTTTGACCAACTTCTTTCATTGTTTGAAAACGGTCTAGGGTTGGAACGTGCTCATATGGGTATGTTTACTGAGCTTGCTGTTTTGTACACGAAGTATTCTCCAGATAAAACCATGGAGcatttgaaattgttttGGTCTCGTATCAACattccaaaagttttgagagCTTGTGAGGCTGCTCATCTATGGCCTGAACTGATTTTCTTATACTGTCACTACGATGAGTGGGACAACGCTGCTTTGACTATCATTGAAAGATCAAGTAGTGCATTTGAACACAGCTCATTCAAGGAGGTTATTGTCAAGGTGTCGAACTTAGAAATCTACTACAAGGCTATCAACTTTTACCTGAACGAGCATCCATCGTTGTTGACGGACTTGCTATCTGTTATGATTCCAAGAATCGACTTACCAAGAGTAGTAAAGTTGTTCCAAAAATCGGACAACCTCCCATTAGTGAAGCCGTTCTTAATCTCCGTCTTGGACAAAAATAACTCTATTGTGAATCAAGCATACCACGATTTGCttattgaagaagaggattACAAGTCTTTGAGATCAGTAATTGAATCCAACGATAAGTTTGATGCTCTAGGACTGGCAGAAAGATTGGAGAAACATGAGGTAATCTTTTTCAGACAAATTGCAGCAGTCCTTTACCGTAAGAACAAGAAGTGGAACAAAGCtatttccattttgaaaacagaTAGGTTGTGGAGCGACGTCATTGAAACTGCAGCCATTTCTGGTAGTGAGAAGGTTGCATCTGAAACATTGCAGTACTTCGTTGAGACTGGTAATAAGGAGTGCTTTGTAGCCACTTTGTATGCCTGTTATCATCTAGTCAACCCCGACTCAATTTTAGAATTGAGCTGGCTTCATGGTTTGGGTGATTACACTAAGCCTTATGAAATCTCCATTGCCAAAAATAATCAGGACAGAATCAACGAGTTGTACAAGgatctgaagaagaggcaGAGCCAAGAAACAAATGCTGATGATGAACAGGCAGGGTCTCAAAGATTGTTGTTAACCAATGGTACTGGCATTGGTCTGCAACCAACCGGTACTGGATTTGGGGGATTTTAG
- a CDS encoding peroxiredoxin: MSRNFQTVKRGDRFPTDATMFHIPSSGGGPAPFNLRETVQGKRFIVVAAPGAFTSTCHEEHLPPYIKNLPTFLKKGIDFILVITANDAFVLNSWKKALGADSDKIIFASDTNLELANKLGLTLDLSVAGLGQRTGRFALIVGKDGVVQNVFAEKGPEVKHSSADRVLAKL, from the coding sequence ATGTCAAgaaattttcaaactgTTAAGAGAGGAGATAGATTCCCAACCGATGCTACAATGTTCCACATTCCATCATCTGGGGGTGGGCCAGCTCCTTTCAATTTGAGAGAGACCGTGCAAGGCAAGAGATTTATTGTCGTTGCCGCTCCAGGTGCTTTCACGAGTACCTGTCACGAGGAACATCTCCCACCATACATCAAGAACTTGCCaactttcttgaagaagggAATTGACTTCATCCTGGTGATCACTGCCAACGATGCATTCGTATTGAACTCATGGAAGAAGGCTCTGGGAGCCGATTCCGACAAGATCATCTTCGCTTCTGACACCAACTTGGAGCTGGCCAACAAGTTGGGACTGACCCTCGATCTGTCAGTTGCTGGACTGGGTCAAAGAACCGGAAGATTTGCCTTAATCGTTGGAAAAGACGGTGTGGTGCAAAACGTGTTTGCAGAGAAGGGCCCTGAGGTCAAGCATTCCTCCGCCGACAGGGTTCTAGCAAAGTTGTAA
- a CDS encoding Vacuolar proteinase B (yscB), a serine protease of the subtilisin family: MKIIRLASVATVATLAHSLLIPSLDQLNIQLPFSLPHHTESPSLKLQGSNPFESSTVRPDPIQIYSTGYKVIENSYIVTVDSSITDSELQQLYDYIKGGYEFMLNNEDPFFVAMGIKRLPKHSLFEPFSIGDSMKGFVGFFPPRLVEKLASMDLPIVAIEADSVVHSTKEYAVDEHVTWGLARISQRQTLDTNRNYIYHVDGGKNVTAYVIDTGIFVDHEQFEKRARWGATIPFGDVDKDANGHGTHVAGTIGSAKYGVAKQTSLVAVKVLNSDGTGTLSDVIKGIEFVVKDHKSSRGKSKGSVANMSLGGGLSVALTYAVNAAVDNGIHFAVAAGNDNANACSYSPANSAKAITAAASTVEDERAFFSNWGTCVDVFAPGYLIESTYIGLPTSTRVLSGTSMASPHVAGLLSYYLSLQPGHESQYNSGDSLTPAQLKARILSFSTKDVLDDSDLNYGTPNLLIYNSRDNITEFWDY; this comes from the coding sequence ATGAAAATTATCAGATTAGCATCAGTGGCTACCGTGGCTACCCTGGCACACTCGCTTTTGATACCATCTCTTGACCAATTGAATATCCAATTGCCGTTTTCCTTGCCCCATCATACTGAGTCTCCATCGCTGAAATTACAGGGATCTAACccatttgaatcttccaCAGTGAGACCCGACCCTATCCAGATATATTCGACTGGATATAAGGTGATTGAGAACTCCTATATTGTCACTGTAGACAGTTCCATCACTGATTCGGAACTTCAGCAGCTTTATGACTACATTAAAGGTGGATACGAATTCATGTTGAACAATGAAGACCCCTTTTTCGTTGCCATGGGTATTAAGAGACTACCCAAGCATTCTTTGTTTGAACCTTTCAGTATCGGTGACTCCATGAAAGGCTTTGTCGGTTTCTTTCCACCAAGACTAGTTGAAAAACTGGCCTCTATGGACCTTCCTATAGTGGCTATCGAGGCAGATTCAGTAGTCCATTCGACAAAAGAGTACGCAGTTGACGAACATGTAACCTGGGGTTTGGCTAGAATTTCCCAGAGGCAAACACTAGATACCAATAGAAATTATATATACCATGTCGATGGTGGCAAAAATGTTACCGCCTATGTCATCGACACTGGTATTTTTGTTGACCAtgaacagtttgaaaagcGGGCTCGTTGGGGTGCAACTATCCCATTTGGGGACGTTGACAAGGATGCCAATGGACACGGAACTCATGTGGCTGGTACAATCGGTTCCGCAAAATATGGTGTGGCTAAACAGACTTCACTGGTGGCAGTAAAGGTGCTCAACTCTGATGGGACTGGCACCCTTTCAGATGTCATTAAAGGCATTGAGTTTGTGGTCAAAGACCACAAGAGCTCAAGGGGCAAGTCTAAGGGCTCTGTTGCTAACATGTCCTTAGGTGGTGGTCTGTCAGTTGCTCTCACATACGCTGTAAATGCTGCTGTTGATAATGGCATCCACTTTGCCGTAGCCGCTGGAAATGACAATGCTAACGCTTGCAGTTACTCTCCAGCAAATTCAGCTAAGGCAATCACTGCAGCTGCCTCTACTGTCGAGGACGAACGTGCGTTCTTCAGTAACTGGGGTACCTGTGTGGACGTCTTTGCCCCAGGGTATCTTATTGAGTCCACCTACATTGGCCTTCCAACCTCCACAAGAGTTCTTTCGGGTACTTCGATGGCCTCTCCACACGTTGCCGGTCTTTTGAGTTACTACCTCTCTCTACAACCCGGGCATGAATCGCAATATAACTCCGGTGACTCATTGACCCCAGCTCAACTAAAAGCTAGGATTTTGAGTTTCAGTACCAAGGATGTACTTGATGACTCGGATCTAAACTATGGCACTCCTAACTTGCTAATCTACAACTCAAGAGACAACATTACTGAATTTTGGGATTATTAA